Part of the Brachyspira sp. SAP_772 genome, GCTTAATGGGTCKCCGCCTTGTATCATAAAACCAGGTATTACTCTGTGAAAGAGTGTGCCGTTATAAAAGCCTTCATTTGCTAATTTTTTAATAGCTTCCACATGTTTAGGAGCTTTGTCAGGATAGAAAGCTATCTCTATAGTACCATAATCTGTTTCTATAAACAAATGCTCTTTAGATGTTTTTGGCTTCTGTGCCAATAATACTGCTGTAAATGTTATTATCGCTAAAAATGATAATAAAATGATTTTTGTCTTTTTCAACATTAAACTTTATTTCCTCTCTTATATATTATTTATTTTATATCTTTTATATTACCATACT contains:
- a CDS encoding peptidylprolyl isomerase; translated protein: MLKKTKIILLSFLAIITFTAVLLAQKPKTSKEHLFIETDYGTIEIAFYPDKAPKHVEAIKKLANEGFYNGTLFHRVIPGFMIQGGDPLSKQPNRALHGTGGPDFVIPAEFNDVSHKRGICSMARSQNINSAGSQFFICVADSPFLDGQYTVWGEVIKGMDTVDKIVNLKRDAND